The genome window GAACCATGGAAAGAGGCAGGTCGTTGACGCCGCACTCAAAGGCGCCTGCCAGGGCCACGGCAATCTGGATGGCAGAGTAGGCATCGTTGCACTGGCCGATGTCCAGCAGGCGGGGAATGCCGCCGATATCGCCGAAATCCAGCTTGTTGAAGCGGTATTTGCCGCAGGCCAGGGTCATGATGACCGTATCCTTGGGTGCCTTTTCAGCGAACTCGGTGTAGTAGTTGCGCCCTGATTTGGCGCCGTCGCAGCCGCCCACCAGGAAGAAGTGCTTGATGGCGCCGGACTTGACCGCGGCAATGACCTTGTCGGCCACACCCAGCACGGCATTGTGGCCAAAGCCGGTCAGGATCTCCTGGCCGGGGTTTTCCGGCAGTGCCGGACATTCCAGGGCCTTGTTGATCAGCGCGCTGAAATCCCAGCCGTCGATGTGCTTAACACCGGGCCAGGCCACCAGACCCCAGGTGAAGAGACGGTCGGTGTAGGAGTCAGCCGGTCGCTGGATGCAGTTGGTATTGAAGACGATCGCGCCGGGGAAGTTGACGAATTCCTTGGCCTGATCCTGCCACGCACCGCCGAAGTTGCCGACCAGGTGGCTGTATTTCTTGAGACCGGGATAACCATGGGCCGGCAGCATCTCGCCGTGGGTGTAGACATTGATGCCCTTGCCTTCTGTTTGCTTGAGGATCTCCTCCAGCATCTTAAGGTCGTGGCCGGAAACCAGGATGGCCTTGCCGGCCTTGGTGCCGAGCTGGACCGGAGTTGGTACCGGATGGCCGTAGGTGTCGGTGTGAGCGCTGTTCAGCAGCCCCATTACGGTCAGGTTATGCTTGCCGCACTCCATGGCCAGGCCGACATAATCCATCAGTCCCAGGTTAGGATCGGTAGTGGCGGCCAGGGCCTTCTGGAAATAGGCCATAACCTCGTCGTCGTTACGTCCCAGGATCATGGCGTGATCCATATAGGCCGCCATACCCTTCAAGCCGTACATCACGATCTCGATCACGGAGCGGATGTCTTCGTTGACATGCTGGGTGTTGATGCCGTGGGCCTCACCCTGCCTGACCAGGCCGTCCAGGTTGCCTTCGGGTTGCCAGGCGGCAGCTTCTCCAGGGATGGTCACACCGGCAATAGCCTTGGCCTTCTCCTTCAGCTCGTAGCACTGTTTGATCAGGCCGGCGATGCGTGCCGGTTCGAAGTCGACGTTCGTTACAGTGGTAAAGAGCCCTTCAATGGTAAAGCGGTCGATCTCGGCATTGCGGCCGATCTTGTCGGCATACAGCGCCAGGCTTTTGAGGCCGTAAAGAAGGTGATCCTGCAGGGCCGCCACATCCGGCTTTTTCCCGCACACGCCCGAAATGTTGCACCCGGTACCATTTGCTGCCTGCTCGCATTGATTACAAAACATACTCATGATTGATTCCTCCTTGTGTTTTTGTTTCAATAATCTGGATTTGTGAATTCTGAATTGATTAACGACAAATTATACCGTTTCCTGTTGTCCGTGCTTGACTGCAGTCAAAAATACAATGAAATGTCTTGCTCTCACTTTTCAAATCATCACAATTTGTAACCGCGGGTGACATAGGAAAGCACTTCCCCCATAAGACTATTAATCTCAGCATACATTGTATTGCTTACCCTCTTGATTTCAGATGCAGTCTGGATACAAGGGACCGAAATCAGCTCTTTGCTGCAGTTGTCCAGGATTGCCTGAACACTATCCGGGGTTGTTTCGAGATGGAACTGCAACCCGAGGACATTCTGCCCGATTTGAAAGGCCTGGTTTTCACATACGGAGCTTTTTGCAAGGCGGACAGCCCCGGAAGGAAGGTCGAATGTCTCACCGTGCCAGTGAAAAACAATGCATTTTTCTGGGAAGCGGAACGTATTCGTCACACTTGGCGTGGCTTCAACCTGAAACCAGCCGATTTCTTTTTGAGGATTACTATAAACACGCGCTCCAAGTGCGCTGGCAATGAGTTGTGCCCCAAGGCAAACTCCAAGAACTGGGATGTTTTGGTCAATTGCATTACGAATAAACTGTTTTTCCGGTCTAAGCCATGGCAGGCAGGCATCGTCATTTACGCTCATGGGACCGCCCATCACAATGATGAGATCGAAATCTTTTGCTTGTGGCAGAGCATGATCCTCGAAGAAACGAGTATAGCTGACATCGGCACTCTGATCTTCCAGCCACTGAGCCATGCTGCCAATGCCTTCGAACGGTACATGTTGAAGTACGTGAACTTTCATTTGTTCCTTTGCTTCATGTCAGCGTATCGAAGTAGAAGTCAATAACCGGAGAGCGGCTGCGGACCGCTTTCTGGTGTCAAAATTATTTAATTTCAGGAGACTTGATCTCATGCTCGGGTCTGAACATGATCTTTTTCGCGCCCCGGTTGTTGGTGTACTTTGAGAGTTCCAGGTCGATTGATTCAGGCACCTTTTCTCCGGCCTGCGCAAGCAGCTTGCGAAGTAGCGCATCGGCAGAAGCGGCATATTTTGCCGAATCGTTCAAAACACGCATTGATTCCTTTGGGTTGTGGAAACCGTTAGAGTTCTCAGCACCTATGAATATAAGCCGATAGAAGGCCTGTTCGTACTGCTCTTTTGCCTGAGCGTAGAGAGCCCTGTCGATCTTTTTACCGGATGCCTCGGCCTTGTTCGCTATCTCGAACAGCTTGGCGTCGGTTGCCGTTGAGTAGCCTGCCTTCAGATACACGTTCATGGTGTTGTCCTGGATAGCAAAGATCTTGTCGCGGAGCAGTTGCGGTGTCTCGCTATGACAGGCCGCACAGGCAACCAGATCATTTTTCAGCGGACTCATGATCCTGTGGTCCGAAATCTTCTGGCCATCCCTTGTAACGGTCGGCATATGGCAATCCGCACAGCTGACACCGTTGGCCCAATGCGGGCTGTTGTTGGAGAAGAGTTCATACTCGGGGTGACGAATGAAACCCAACTTGAAGCCGGTCACGCTCTGTGTCCACTCAGCATTTGCTGGAGAACTCTTGATCTCGGCAATTATGTTTTCAATGCTGATATTACCGACCTTGCTGCCCTGCCAGGGAAAGACAACGTCCGTCGAATGCATCTCCTTGTCCTTGGGGATCATGTAGCTGACATGGCACTGGGCACAGACCAGGGTCCGCTTTTCCTGCAAGGTGAGCTGTGCCTCGTCCATGCCGATTTTCTTGAGTGCCTTTCCCAGCGTAAAACCACGGGAAATCTTGAGAGCCATCCCTCTGTTGTCGTGGCAATCAATACAGGCGACTCCAAGAGTCTGTTGGTCTTTAGGGAGTCTTGCCAATACTTCCTTGTATGGGGTTGAGAAGTAGGCCTTCCCCATCTGTTTCTCTAGCATTGGCGCATAGGGTGTTTTGCACGTCAGGCATGAGCCCCCGGCTTTTACTCGGCCAGGGTCGACTTCAAGCTGGTCCTGAACCATGAAGAAGTGCCCACGAGGTTCGCGGTATTCGGTGCCAAAGCCCCAACCGTTGTAGAGCAACGCCAGAAACGGGTATTCGTCGAGCTTGTCACGACGGTCCTCACCGACATCGTAGCCCTTCTTGTATTTGCTCTTGCCGGCCGGGGTCGGTTCGCCCGTCTGACGCCAGAGTTTATATTGGAGCGGATATACCTTACCCCACTCGGCCGGATCAACTGTGCCGTCTTCAATCGTAACCGTCTTCATCGGCTCCACCTTCTTCGGCGAGCATCCTGCCCAGATTATTGTGGTGGCCAGAATAACCAGCACGGCGCATCTCTTAGCGTACTTTTTTTGCATGTCCTACCTCCATTAGATTGTTTTATCCGTATAGGATCGATTTTGTTGCGTTGAGTCAACTAACAGCCTCAACAGGGCATCTCGGCGTTTTTTCGAGAGTAATACCACCAGGTCGTGATGATGCAGGTTACGTAAAAGAAGACAAATCCGTACAGTGCCGCTTGTGGTCCGCCGGTCGCGGCAATTGAAGTACCGAATCCCTTGGGGATGAAGAAGGCTCCGTAGGCCGCAAAAGCAGAGGTAAATCCAAGCACTGCCGCCGCTTCCTTACCGGCATCCTTGAAGGCTTGCTCCTGAGCCTCCGTATCCTTGCCCTGCGCATCTCGCTGCCGCTCGGTGAGAAAGATGACCGGAATCATACGGAAGGTGGAACCGTTACCAATTCCGGTTGTGAAGAACAAAAGGATGAACAGGGCGAGGAAACCCCAGAAATCGCCGCCCACGCCCCCATGAGGCAGAAAGAAGAGCACTCCGAAAACCGCTGCCGCCATGACGATAAAATTCCATAAAGTTACCCGCGCGCCGCCCAGTTTATCAGCCACCCAGCCTCCCAGCGGCCTGGCCAACGCACCGACGAGGGGGCCGAGAAAAGCGTACTGGGTGGGGTTTTCAGCCGGAAACTGAGACTTGATCAGGAGCGGCAGACCCGCAGAGTAACCGATGAACGAACCGAATGTTCCCAAGTAGAGCCAACACATGATCCAATTGTGTCTGCGCTTGAATATGATCGATTGTTCCTTAAATGATGCCTTGGCGCTGGCGATATCATTCATACCGAACCATGCCGCAATGGTGGATGTGAGAATCAGCGGGACCCAGACAAAGCCGGCGTTTTGCATCCAGATTGATGTCGTTTGCCCCTTGATCACGCATATCTGCGGGTCACCACACAGAGCGCTGAACATGCCGGTGGTTATCACCAGTGGCACCAGAAACTGCATGGCGCTTACTCCCAGGTTTCCCAGGCCGGCGTTCAGGCCCAATGCGGTTCCTTTTTGCGCCTTGGGGTAGAAAAAACTGATATTTGCCATGCTCGACGCGAAATTGCCACCACCGAAGCCGCACAGCAGAGCCAGAATCAGCATGGTGGTATAACTGGTGCTCGGATCGCGCACGGCAAAACCGATGCCAATGGCTGGGATCAGGAGGGATGCCGTGCTGATAGTGGTCCATTTTCGACCGCCAAAAATCGGGACCATGAAAGAGTAGAAAATTCGTAGAGTAGCGCCCGTCAGTCCGGGAAGAGCCGCCAGCCAGAACAGCTTGTTTGGATCGAATGTAAACCCGATGGTGGTGAGATTGACAACAACCACACTCCAGACCATCCAGACCGCAAAGGCCAGAAACAGGGCAGGAATCGATATCCACAGGTTGCGGGTAGCAATCCTTTTCCCTTCCTTCTCCCAGAATTCTTTGTTTTCCGGGTTCCATTCTGTAATTACGCGAGAGGACATTCCTGGTCTCCTTGGTTTACTGGAAAGTTAAAGCCGTACGCCCGCTGCTGGTCCTTCGATCTTGCGCATATCCTTAGGGTGTTTTGCCAACATCATCTTCCTCACAACATAATGTAAGGACACTATGCAGAGCAGGGAAAGGACGAATATGAACATCCAGCAGCTGCTCCAAAGGCCGGACCATTCAAGGAGATATCCGAATACAATCGGGCAAACAAAACCGCCCAATCCTCCAATTACTCCCACCATTCCGCCAACAACGCCCACCTCCTCCGGAAAGTAATCCGGAATCAGCTTATAAACAGCGGCCATGCCGATTCCCCATGAGATTCCCAAGATCAAGACAAATGCAGCAAAGATCCAGACATTGGCCTGAAAGAAGATTCGCGTCACACCTTTGGCGAGCAGTTCTTTCTTGTAAACCGTTTGCCCGACCACAACCACCGGTTCCTGCCAGGCCTGTTTACTGGGGAAAATCAGCATCTTGTCATCAAAATTCGTCATGATTTCCGGCTTGCCCTTTAACAGGTATGACTGTTCATCAATAACAATGGAGGTAGAGGTCACTTCTTTCACCACTCCCCCGCGCTTGGCCATAACCCCTTGCCCCGGTGAATAAATTTCCATCTTAGGTACGATGATCAGAAGGCTAATTAATGTCGAAACTGTCAACACCACGTACATGATCTGACGACCGCCGAATTTGTCGGATAACCATCCTCCGAGAGCACGAAACACTCCCGA of Geobacter sp. contains these proteins:
- the hcp gene encoding hydroxylamine reductase; protein product: MSMFCNQCEQAANGTGCNISGVCGKKPDVAALQDHLLYGLKSLALYADKIGRNAEIDRFTIEGLFTTVTNVDFEPARIAGLIKQCYELKEKAKAIAGVTIPGEAAAWQPEGNLDGLVRQGEAHGINTQHVNEDIRSVIEIVMYGLKGMAAYMDHAMILGRNDDEVMAYFQKALAATTDPNLGLMDYVGLAMECGKHNLTVMGLLNSAHTDTYGHPVPTPVQLGTKAGKAILVSGHDLKMLEEILKQTEGKGINVYTHGEMLPAHGYPGLKKYSHLVGNFGGAWQDQAKEFVNFPGAIVFNTNCIQRPADSYTDRLFTWGLVAWPGVKHIDGWDFSALINKALECPALPENPGQEILTGFGHNAVLGVADKVIAAVKSGAIKHFFLVGGCDGAKSGRNYYTEFAEKAPKDTVIMTLACGKYRFNKLDFGDIGGIPRLLDIGQCNDAYSAIQIAVALAGAFECGVNDLPLSMVLSWYEQKAVVILLTLFHLGIKNIKLGPTLPAFITPNVLAFLVENFNVGPITTVDADMKAMLG
- a CDS encoding amidotransferase produces the protein MKVHVLQHVPFEGIGSMAQWLEDQSADVSYTRFFEDHALPQAKDFDLIIVMGGPMSVNDDACLPWLRPEKQFIRNAIDQNIPVLGVCLGAQLIASALGARVYSNPQKEIGWFQVEATPSVTNTFRFPEKCIVFHWHGETFDLPSGAVRLAKSSVCENQAFQIGQNVLGLQFHLETTPDSVQAILDNCSKELISVPCIQTASEIKRVSNTMYAEINSLMGEVLSYVTRGYKL
- a CDS encoding ammonia-forming cytochrome c nitrite reductase subunit c552, giving the protein MQKKYAKRCAVLVILATTIIWAGCSPKKVEPMKTVTIEDGTVDPAEWGKVYPLQYKLWRQTGEPTPAGKSKYKKGYDVGEDRRDKLDEYPFLALLYNGWGFGTEYREPRGHFFMVQDQLEVDPGRVKAGGSCLTCKTPYAPMLEKQMGKAYFSTPYKEVLARLPKDQQTLGVACIDCHDNRGMALKISRGFTLGKALKKIGMDEAQLTLQEKRTLVCAQCHVSYMIPKDKEMHSTDVVFPWQGSKVGNISIENIIAEIKSSPANAEWTQSVTGFKLGFIRHPEYELFSNNSPHWANGVSCADCHMPTVTRDGQKISDHRIMSPLKNDLVACAACHSETPQLLRDKIFAIQDNTMNVYLKAGYSTATDAKLFEIANKAEASGKKIDRALYAQAKEQYEQAFYRLIFIGAENSNGFHNPKESMRVLNDSAKYAASADALLRKLLAQAGEKVPESIDLELSKYTNNRGAKKIMFRPEHEIKSPEIK
- a CDS encoding NarK family nitrate/nitrite MFS transporter; translated protein: MSSRVITEWNPENKEFWEKEGKRIATRNLWISIPALFLAFAVWMVWSVVVVNLTTIGFTFDPNKLFWLAALPGLTGATLRIFYSFMVPIFGGRKWTTISTASLLIPAIGIGFAVRDPSTSYTTMLILALLCGFGGGNFASSMANISFFYPKAQKGTALGLNAGLGNLGVSAMQFLVPLVITTGMFSALCGDPQICVIKGQTTSIWMQNAGFVWVPLILTSTIAAWFGMNDIASAKASFKEQSIIFKRRHNWIMCWLYLGTFGSFIGYSAGLPLLIKSQFPAENPTQYAFLGPLVGALARPLGGWVADKLGGARVTLWNFIVMAAAVFGVLFFLPHGGVGGDFWGFLALFILLFFTTGIGNGSTFRMIPVIFLTERQRDAQGKDTEAQEQAFKDAGKEAAAVLGFTSAFAAYGAFFIPKGFGTSIAATGGPQAALYGFVFFYVTCIITTWWYYSRKNAEMPC